The Crassostrea angulata isolate pt1a10 chromosome 1, ASM2561291v2, whole genome shotgun sequence nucleotide sequence CAACTCGTGATTAAAGTGCACTGTTAACGTTTTAACTTGAGAAAAAGTCTTTGTGAGCACATAGTGCAAATGTTCTTAACGCGACTAGCAACCGACATCGTAAAATAAAACGCATTAATATGTttagattataaaaaaaagagcaGCGCATACATGCAGAAAGAGGCAAATGTAAAGCATATCAACTTTGAAACTATTGTAAGCAACTAATTTACTTTGAACAATAGATGTACTCTTGAAAAACACTTAATATCTTTCAATTTCGAGGTGCTTTCAAAACGATTATAATGCACATCTAACCTTAGTTATTCCATGTCATGTTATTTCTTTTATCTGATTACAGGTAATATTTAGagacaatgtaaaaaaaaaaaagagaatacaAATCGTTCGTGATCTTTGCCAAAAACCGCTCACTAGTGAATATATGAAGTAATGATAAATTGCCCATAGCAAAACAAGAAGGCTAATTGGAGAATCGAGCGTGAATTTAATATACTGTATAATTTGACATATTAATCTTGCTGCTACCGCTTGTGGAAGTATAAAAAGACTGTCAACACGAACTCGAGTCATTTTAACGAGATACATTTAAGAGATAACTACATTCTGATTACGTTTTGTTTTGACTTCAAACGGATAAAAAATACACTCCACGTGGATATTGTGCAGAAGGACAGTGCATTATTGAATTTAACAACGGATGAACTTGTGATGCCTGTGCTACGTTTGAAATAAGGGAACAAAACAATGcaggaaaaaattaaatcattattccGACCCACAAGTGAAGACAGATTTAACATTTACCAATCTGCAGAGGAGGCAAAGAATGCAAAACTGCGAAATAAGCAAATCAGCAAAGTTTTGAAACAACACAAGAAAGAGGAGCTCAAGAAACTGAAGATCTTATTACTTGGTAAGCACAAAGCTGTGTAAATGTAATTCATTTGCAAAAATGTGTTTGCTTGATATAATATCATTGCTTTTGATAAATGATGATTACTTGATTAAATGtaatcattaaattttgcaGGAACAGCAGAATCCGGAAAAAGTACTAtcacaaaacaaatgaaaattatccaTAGTAACGGATTTGACATGAGGTAAGGTCCAAGTTCTTCTCTACACGATGACATGCAATATTGTCGGTActtttaaatgcataaatatgAGCTCTTAGCGGATaatgaataattcatttaattttcttttgattatttttagtGAAAGATTAGAGAAAATATCAGACATTAGGAGAAACATCCAGCAATctattgttgttttattatcaGCCATGGATAGAATGAAGATTCCTCTTCACAATAAAGACAATGAACTGAGTCGAGATTTCATCATGAAGGAGGCTGGAAATCCTGAAAGCCATAGAAGAAATGTAAGTATAACAGTTCAATTCGTATTAGTTGTTTTgcttttctcaaaaactttttaaatccattttgtaGACTTTACTGACAATGCATGTCTTATACAGGAATTTCTTGACCATGTAGAACAATTATGGAATGATGCTGGTGTGCAGGAATGTTATGGCAAATCCCATGGATTCCAACTCATTGATTGTGCGAAATAGTAAGTAAAACAATCCAAATATCAATATTCTCAAATCTTGAATACGAACCATCTTCAATTACTTAGACAGAGAAAACTAACAGAAAACATTTTGCTTGCAGCTTTCTTGATAAAATTCCTGAAATCAAAAGCCCAGCTTACGTGCCCTCAGATCAAGATATTCTTCGATGCAGAAGTTTGACAACTTCAATTCAACACACCGAATTCGAAGTTCCCGATGGTGGACATCAAGTTAAATTTGACGTTTATGATGTTGGCGGACAACAAGGAGAACGCAAGAAGTGGATCCAAGTGTTTGACAGTGTGACCGCCATTCTTTTCGTGGTGGACTGCAGTAGTTTCGATCAAACTCTTCGTGAGGATCCCGATAAGAATAGACTTCTTGAAGCTCTGGAAAACTTTGAACAAGTCTGGAATAACCGATTTCTTAGATTCGTCTCTGTGCTCCTCTTTATCAACAAAATTGATGTATTGGCGGAGAAAATAGCAAGAGGACGTGACATTGCAGAACTGACAAAATTGTATCCAGAGGTCTTCCCCAATTTTGAGAAATTCACTCCATCCAGTAAGTTTTGttgtatattgatataaatgtttAAAGCATTCTTCTTTGTCTTTCTTTGTTGacttatatttgataaaaatgaaacttaccaatttacattttatttcagaatCTGATATCATGGAATTTTTGGAAGCTTATCCCAGTTACAAAAACGAGACCTGCAAGAAATCACGATCCGTATCACGCCATGATGTGCACCCAGACACAATTAAAACAGCTGTGTACATCAAACACCTTTTCATGGTAAGCACCTaagtattgaaataaaaaataactttcaTTACAACATGGCACAATTCGTTATTTCGAATATTTTTCGAtacaatgaatttaattttttatcctTTTCTTTCAGAAAATCGTCCGCGGGGAGTTACAGTTAAGACAAAGAATAACACAGCAAGCCCCGAATTGGCATGATGGACATAGTTGTGAATATTTCTACACATGTGCAATTGACACCAACAATGTACAACGTGTTTTAAATGGCTGTCGATCTCTCATTATTCAAAACCATTTGAGGAGATTTGGAATTATTTAAGCAGAGACAGACATTAACCTTCTACCATTAAGACGCTGTCATTTATTTTCAgaagttttcaaaattatttcgaTTGATTGTTCTGGATCGATGTTTTGCCAGCATCACAAAACTTAGCATAGACATATATTTGTGAATATGCCATTGTTCATATTATTATGATCGAAGTAAGCACTCATTCGAAGGTGTAATACAGTACTTACTTTACTAaagactttatttatttattttcgttCAACATTGCTGTGTTTTTGCAGCAAATATTATCATACACTTTCATCAATATTGCAATATAGttttataattgtatatatttattaatttattttataactaTTCCTTTTACACTTGTTTAATCCAATTTACACTATTCCCATTTTTTACACTAATTGTTCTTTCTATGTTattgttatatacattttacattgcttgttaataataaatttgaaatgaatatgaaaaatgGATTGTTTTTCTCATAtaggttatcattaaaagaataattCAGGCTCAGCACTTCTCGAATGAATAACAACCAAGTCCAGTATTTACATGGGGTTTctctgggggttttttttaaattattcaaagatCTTTAAAATAAAGGAACGGCATTTATACAATTCAAACATAGAAGAATACAAAATGCATCAGGGATAACATGTCTCACTAATATTCTTTATATACGTTTACTGGTAtacttaaatattaaacaagtgtcaaaatgaTTGTTGAAATCTATTAAAACTAAGCGATTTGCATATGTAagttaaactttttattttaaatcctGTTCATGATAATAACTTTAATCACACTGAtagtaaacacagctattacctTTCTCCAAATATAGAGACAAATATTATTGGTTGAATCGTCAGGTAATAGTATTAGAAAATGTATAAATCCTTGATGCTTTTTACCGGCCAGCgtttttaaattaagtttttaaagaccttattttgaatatttaactAGAGTGgttatttatgaaagaaatgaaattaaaaaataagctaTGAATTAGAAAACCTCCTCTTCTGATTAGGCTGCCATCAAATTAAGAGTTTCAAATGCAAAAGCTAATGTTGTGCGGTTTAGGAATAAATTTCACACAATTTACTATAAACAAGTCTCATTGTAACCCAAATAAACGTTAAGGCATTGATGCCACTCTCTACTTTTCgtgcatcatttttaaaagacacGATGctgtgaaaacaaaacaaaacaaactttatCTTAGACTTTTTCGAAATgcacaaaaacaaaacttcatCTTAGACTGAAGCAATACTTAACTTGATACAAAAAAGTTTTACAGAATGTATACTGTAAATATCGGGGCCATGTATTTTGCATCATTGTTAAGAAATGGTATTGATgacatataaaaatgaaataaatcagtAATCATCGGTTTTCATACAGTGACAGAAGTACTCAGATATATCAATTCATGATTAACGAAACCTCATCTGCTATGACAAGCCAACCCGAGGGCAACAAATCATTCCTGATCTTTTAGAAACCACACCAAGTAAATGAAAAGCGGTGATGTATTGCTCACAATCCGACAAGAAGGCTAATTGGAGGATCGAGCGTGAATTTTAATGAGTGCATAATTTGGCACAAGGTATATAAGGATTGTCAACACAGTGTAAAGTCAGTTAAACACTACCTGTGAGAGACTAAACATATCTACACTATAGCACCTTGGAGCTTATTACAAAACCATTGTGACTGTCAATAgttcaatatttcaattacgGATTTATATTGTGATGCATCTTATCTGAACAATATGCAAGGAAAACTGAAGTCCctgtttaaaacaatttgtgaGGATAAATTAAACTCTTATCCTTCAGCCGAGGAAGCAAAGAGAGCAAAGCTTAGAAACAAGCAGATCagcaaaacattaaaacaacatcaaaagGAGGAGTTGAAGAAacttaaaatcttattattagGTAAGAACTAGTTACGTTTATACAttatatctatttttataatattttttctgttaataTCCTTCTTTTCTGTCTCTCAATTATGATAAACTAGAACtcatgtttatttttactttcTTATAGGTACTGCTGAATCTGGAAAAAGCACAATTACAAAGCAAATGAAGATTATCCATGGGAATGGATTTGACATGAGTGAAAGACTTGAAAAAGTATCCGACATTAGGAAAAACATCCAGCAATCTATTGTTGTGTTGCTTACAGCTATGAAAGAGTTGGAAATCCCCTTCGcacaaaaagaaaatgagaaTAGAAGGGAGTTCATCCTTAACCAAGCAGGAAATCCTGAAAGCTATAAATCAAATGTAAGTATTTTATTAGGATATATTTCGGTTTTATTTATCGttcatttatataatacattgaGTACGAACACTTGAATATGCAACGTTTTAATCAATCTATTTTTGTACACAGGAATTCCTAGAGCACACCGAACAGCTGTGGGCCGACTCTGGAGTACAAGAATGTTACAGCAGATCTCATGAATTTCAGCTAATTGACTGTGCTAAATAGTAAGTTCTTCATCAATCCattgtaacaaaaaataaatgaatcaaatttcaaacaatttctgaattatttttgtACAGTTTTGTAACCTTtgttatcttttgttttttttagctttCTTGACAAAATTTCTGAAATCAAGAACCCAGAATATATTCCATCTGACCAGGATATCCTCAGATGCAGAAGCTTGACCAACTCTATTCAACATACTGAATTCTGTGTTCCTGAAGGAGGACATCAAATCAAATTCGACGTTTATGATGTTGGTGGACAACAAGGAGAACGCAAGAAGTGGATCCAAGTGTTTGATGGTGTTAATGCTATTCTTTTTGCTGTTGACTGTAGCAGTTTTGACCAAACTCTTCGTGAAGATCCAACAAAGAACAGGCTATTGGAGGCTTTGGAAAACTTTGAACAAGTCTGGAATAACCGTTTCCTGAAGAATGTATCC carries:
- the LOC128191462 gene encoding uncharacterized protein LOC128191462; the protein is MQEKIKSLFRPTSEDRFNIYQSAEEAKNAKLRNKQISKVLKQHKKEELKKLKILLLGTAESGKSTITKQMKIIHSNGFDMSERLEKISDIRRNIQQSIVVLLSAMDRMKIPLHNKDNELSRDFIMKEAGNPESHRRNEFLDHVEQLWNDAGVQECYGKSHGFQLIDCAKYFLDKIPEIKSPAYVPSDQDILRCRSLTTSIQHTEFEVPDGGHQVKFDVYDVGGQQGERKKWIQVFDSVTAILFVVDCSSFDQTLREDPDKNRLLEALENFEQVWNNRFLRFVSVLLFINKIDVLAEKIARGRDIAELTKLYPEVFPNFEKFTPSKSDIMEFLEAYPSYKNETCKKSRSVSRHDVHPDTIKTAVYIKHLFMKIVRGELQLRQRITQQAPNWHDGHSCEYFYTCAIDTNNVQPEEAKRAKLRNKQISKTLKQHQKEELKKLKILLLGTAESGKSTITKQMKIIHGNGFDMSERLEKVSDIRKNIQQSIVVLLTAMKELEIPFAQKENENRREFILNQAGNPESYKSNEFLEHTEQLWADSGVQECYSRSHEFQLIDCAKYFLDKISEIKNPEYIPSDQDILRCRSLTNSIQHTEFCVPEGGHQIKFDVYDVGGQQGERKKWIQVFDGVNAILFAVDCSSFDQTLREDPTKNRLLEALENFEQVWNNRFLKNVSVLLFLNKIDVLAEKIAKGRDISELSQQYPDTFPDFKSFTPSKLEVLKFLESYPKYSNANNMHPDTVKTAVYIQHLFMKIVKGDLQLKERITKRDSEWHSGHSCETFYTCAVDTSNVQKVLNGCRSLIIQNHLRKFGLL